The genomic interval TGGTAGCTCCAAACCCCGACTAAAGACATGGGGGAGCCGCCGGAGTTTCTTGTGGGTTAGACCCGACTAAGCGTTGGTGGTGCTCTGTAAGGTTATCAGGACAGACGTGAGCGAGAGAGGAGAGTGAGTGAGGGAGGAGAAGAGGTTTTGGGGCCAATGGGTTCCATCGACGGCAACTAGTGGTCAACCGTCTAGTTGGCTTTGCAGAGGTGAGTGAGAGAGGAGAGTGAGGGAGGCATGTTTTGTTAGGgggtttctttttctttttgtttaatttttaattttttatttatttagtaaaaaaattatttatatatttttttaacaaaataaaatggttttaactattttttatttttaaataattaaattactcGGATCCATAAAATTGTGACACGTGTACAATGTATTCACATGGACATGCCCACATGGCAGTTAACTGCCAAAAATGGATGGAAAAGGCTAAGTGCTAACAGAACATGAGTTTAGggggttttaccaccaaaattttagaattagaagtTAGTTGCAATAAACTAGGCACTTATAAAGATTATGCCACAAATTACTCTAAAATTAATGATatcttttcatttttataacTCTTGCATATATAATACTAATTAGGGATAActtttaaaaaacataaaaacaacaaagaaaaaaaattaaaaaatacggTTTGTAcaaaattttcaatatttttacagttttttagattttatttacataaaatacggtcttttgttatttttatattgtactcttgttattttgtagttaatttttttgttatttgtatttgtatattattttttttatgtagttttgatgttattttcttgCTGTTTCTTCttacttttatattattttttttgtgtgtgtttttatacaataccgtaaaaatgtaaaaaaaaaaaaacaacaaaaaacttTGAACAAGGAAAAtgcaaaaaatttataaaaattgatatttatgtaattattccaatATTATTATCTTTTAGGCTATAACAAAAGGAAAACCCttcttgtttttgttttatttacatattttttattcaaaaaataaaaatttaaaacattattattttttttttggctaattaggatttttactctccgaactttaacatgtaccaaatcatgctcgtgaacttttaagttaaaaaatacaaatttttgtatctattaatcaaaaataccctcatattatatttttttttaaaaaaaatatacccaTTTTTTGAGTAGATTGCCCAATATACCCATACTGTTTACTTAAGTCTtgcatataatttacattaacttaAGGGGTCTAATGGAGACATCATCCATAAAAAGTGGGTATATCTTAAAGGATATAAAAAtggaggtaaaaattaaaacaagtaaagtgggtatactaattttctcttaaaaatatcccctaaactattaagattgttagatttaatgacatttgtctaattttagtaaaaaaaaatctaacaaaatGAAAGTTGAGGTGCATGTTTGATATGTGTCAAAATTCGAGGagtatgatttggtagatatcaaactTTAGGGatcatgatttaatacataaataatgactgaaatagtaaaattgaatgaaagtacacaaaaatctttaaatctacCCTCATTTGAAACCATAAGGAAAAGGGGCAATACCGTCATTTGAAAGTACATTCCTCTCTCCCCAAATCAACGAACACAAACTAATCAAATCTTTCCCGCCAAATAAGAAACTTCTCTCTTCTACAAATAAATTCTTCTTCCTAGCTCTGTCACTATCAATGGCGGCTTCACTTCTCATCTCTCTAACTCTTCTCTcatttctttctctctcctcCTCACTCCCCTCAAACACCATTATCGATGCCTCCGAGATTCTCTCCGACTCTGGCTTCGCTTCCATGGCTCTTACTCTGGATCTCGTCTCCCAAACCCTAACCCAGAGGACTCCTTCTCTCACGATATTTGCTCCGGCCGATGACGCCTTTAAGAGATCAGGGCAACCCGCTCTATCTCTCCTCCGTTACCACTTCTGCCCCCTCACTTTGCCGCTGGAGACCCTCAAATCGCTTCCCTCTGGGACCAAGATCCCGACTCTGTTACCGGGCCGTACCTTGACCGTCACTCATTCCTCCTCTACCTCTGAAATTTCACTGAACAATGTCAAAATCAGTAGAAGATTTCCGATCTTCGATGATGGTTCTCTGATTGTCTTCGGAGTTCCAGAGTTCTTCGATCCCAATTTTCAAGCTCCCGGACCCGGTAATAGCCCGAGGTTTGGTCCAAGATGCAAATCGTTGCCATCGAAGGCTGCCGCCATGGGGTTTCCGGGAGCTTCTTGGTTTAAAGAAGCCAGTAGAGATTTGAGGTCCAATGGGTACTCATCCATGGCTTCGTTTCTGGATTTGCAGTTGTTGGGGTTCAACAAGGACCCGACTACAATGACTGTGTTTGCTCCTAATGACATGGCCATGGCGAATCGTCCAACCGATCAGGCTCAAGACCCATCAATCTTTCTACGACATGTCGTTCCTTGCAAGCTTCTTTGGAGTGATTTGATCAATTTCACTGATGGAACGGTGTTGCCTACATACTCGGATGGGTTCACCATCACCATTACCAGATCGGGTAGTACATTGATGATTAATGGAATTCCTGTAACCGTTTCCAACCTCCATTATAGTGATTCTGTCGTTGTTCATGGCCTAAATGAGCTTCTTACTGGACAAGCAACTACATCTGGGTCAGGTTAAAGCAAGACTGAAAATGATGCCATGTTAAACACTTCAAATCATGTCTTAGCTTTTAGAAAgaaattacacacttttcatTTGCAATATTATACATAGTTGAATTGCTATAAAGTACAGAATATAAAGATAATTGTTTTTTGGCACTGCTTTTATTCATTGAGAAAGTAAAGTAACTTACACAAGACTTATGGAAAAATCGAACTTCCTTTTTTCTTTACTATACATTACAataatttatactatatataatgGAGCAAATACTCTAAACTCAAAATGGAACTTTGCTCCACTtcggtttcttctttctttctttatacATAACTCTTCCAAAAAAATTGGATATTTCTAATCTTTCAGGTAATTTTCTACTCATACTTCAATTGATGTAATTGATGATGGCACATTATTGCTGCTACTTCTGTAACCCTTGCCTTGTATTAGTGAGGATAGTTTCACAAACACTTCCTCCCTTTGGGGGCGGTTTGCATAGAGAATCCAGAGAACAAGGCAAAGCAAGACACCAACAGAAATCAGGGCCAAGCCAGCATTCACCGTCTTGAGATGACGGTCTAATGGAGGGCAGTAGCTGGAAGTGATATTTCGGAATGTATCACGGACAAAATTGCAGTCTTGGAGGCTCAGCAATGGTGGGGTGTAGTGCTCAAGTGCGTAGCTCTCATTAACTGCGGCTACCAGCTGTGAGTATATGTTGGGAGTCACTCTTCCAGCAGTTATACATATTTCAGCTGTTGATACTTCACATGTATATTTCTGCCATACCTGAAGTAATTGTAAATCATACAAACAAACATTTAAAACAAGTCCCCTTGCCGGATTTTAAGAGACACCAAAAACTATCCaacaatgtttttctttttcaaaaattactTTGTTTCAACTTGGTAACTCTTGGTATGAACGAGGATTTAAGTCAAGCTACATACTATTTATGTAAATCTTAAAGAAGATCCCTAACTAAGACCAAGCTTATCAATTAATCTACGTGAGGCAAACCAGAAGAGTAGGCGAGGGGGGTTCTCCATCCAGACCCCAGTGATAAAGATTGTCTATGTTACATCATATGATTCACTTTTATATCACTACTTACCATAAACCAGTCTCAATCAACTGaaaatgttatgtttttttagaaataattaaaatcctAAGAAGCATATCCCTGCAATTGAGAAAACTACTTACCATTGAAGCATTTGCAATAGACACCTCTTGATCCCCACATTGGCTTTGTTTCAGATTAGAGTCAAACGGATAACATAGAGGAGGCATAGGAGGTCCAGACTGATTGTAGTAATAAGGAGCACCTTCTGAGGGATTTGCATTTGCATAGGTATAGACAAATCGATTGACAACATTTACAATACCATTGATAGTTTGTTTACTCTGGATGAGAGTCTGATTAGTTGTTCTTTGATCAACGCATGGAAGAATGTTGGTAAGAGCTGTTTCTGCATGGGGATTTTCAACCCATTCTTCCATGGCCATACAAGTGTCGGAAATTGCACTAAAAGATGTTAAGAGCACATATGCTGCGTTAGATAATTCATGATGAAgatatgaaaaacaaaaat from Cannabis sativa cultivar Pink pepper isolate KNU-18-1 chromosome 4, ASM2916894v1, whole genome shotgun sequence carries:
- the LOC115712834 gene encoding putative fasciclin-like arabinogalactan protein 20 — translated: MAASLLISLTLLSFLSLSSSLPSNTIIDASEILSDSGFASMALTLDLVSQTLTQRTPSLTIFAPADDAFKRSGQPALSLLRYHFCPLTLPLETLKSLPSGTKIPTLLPGRTLTVTHSSSTSEISLNNVKISRRFPIFDDGSLIVFGVPEFFDPNFQAPGPGNSPRFGPRCKSLPSKAAAMGFPGASWFKEASRDLRSNGYSSMASFLDLQLLGFNKDPTTMTVFAPNDMAMANRPTDQAQDPSIFLRHVVPCKLLWSDLINFTDGTVLPTYSDGFTITITRSGSTLMINGIPVTVSNLHYSDSVVVHGLNELLTGQATTSGSG